One Marinibacterium anthonyi genomic region harbors:
- the ubiA gene encoding 4-hydroxybenzoate octaprenyltransferase — protein sequence MQAESPTPDTRVSDAVDDNWVDTLAPAWTRPYLRLSRADRPIGTWLLLIPCWWGLALSMLYTQTASWGDAWIAIGCALGAWLMRGAGCTWNDITDRDFDGRVERTRSRPIPSGQVTTRQALAWAVIQSLLAFAILLTFHPLAIALGIGSLLLVAIYPFAKRFTWWPQVFLGLAFNWGALLAWAAHSGTLNWPPVLLYVAGISWTLFYDTIYAHQDTEDDELIGVKSTARLFGQNTAQYLKYFLVITVGLMALSVIGSALPQASVLALVIALCGPWAMGWHMAWQLRGLDIHDNAKLLQLFRANRDTGLIPLIFLVAALFA from the coding sequence ATGCAAGCTGAAAGCCCGACGCCAGACACACGCGTGTCCGATGCGGTCGATGACAACTGGGTCGACACCCTCGCCCCGGCCTGGACGCGCCCCTACCTGCGCCTGTCGCGCGCGGACCGGCCCATCGGAACATGGCTTCTGCTGATCCCCTGCTGGTGGGGCCTGGCGCTTTCGATGCTTTATACCCAGACCGCCTCGTGGGGCGATGCCTGGATCGCCATCGGCTGCGCCTTGGGCGCCTGGCTGATGCGCGGCGCGGGCTGCACCTGGAACGACATCACCGACCGCGATTTCGACGGCCGCGTCGAACGCACCCGGTCGCGCCCGATTCCCTCGGGCCAGGTCACGACCAGACAGGCGCTGGCCTGGGCGGTGATCCAGTCGTTGCTGGCCTTCGCCATCCTGCTGACCTTCCACCCTCTGGCCATCGCGCTGGGGATCGGATCGCTGCTGCTGGTCGCGATCTATCCCTTTGCCAAACGCTTCACCTGGTGGCCGCAGGTCTTCCTGGGCCTGGCGTTCAACTGGGGCGCGCTGCTGGCCTGGGCCGCCCATTCCGGCACGCTGAACTGGCCGCCGGTCCTCCTTTATGTCGCCGGCATCTCCTGGACGCTGTTCTACGACACGATCTATGCCCACCAGGACACCGAGGACGACGAGTTGATCGGCGTGAAATCCACCGCCCGCCTGTTCGGCCAGAACACCGCGCAATACCTCAAGTACTTCCTGGTCATCACCGTCGGGCTGATGGCGCTGTCCGTCATCGGCTCCGCCCTGCCCCAGGCCTCCGTTCTCGCCCTTGTGATCGCGCTCTGCGGGCCCTGGGCGATGGGCTGGCACATGGCCTGGCAGCTGCGCGGCCTCGACATCCACGACAACGCCAAGCTGTTGCAGCTTTTCCGCGCCAATCGTGACACCGGCCTCATTCCGCTCATCTTCCTCGTCGCCGCCCTCTTCGCCTGA
- the rsmE gene encoding Ribosomal RNA small subunit methyltransferase E yields MSGTVRLHVEQDLGQGQSVPLSRDQAHYLFGVMRLALGDRVLLFNGRDGEFAARVDVAGKRGGALVCEDRTKPLRMPPDLWLLFAPIKKARTDFIVEKAAEMGAARICPVQTDFTNSERIRQDRLQAHAVEAAEQCGGTFVPEVAELERLDRVLDAWPEGRRLMFCDEALVGEPKGGSSALAGGLAGGWAILIGPEGGFSERERDRLRGMDFAHRVSLGPRILRADTAAVAAMTLWQMQLGDW; encoded by the coding sequence ATGAGCGGCACGGTGCGACTTCATGTAGAGCAGGATCTGGGGCAGGGGCAATCGGTTCCTCTGTCACGGGATCAGGCGCATTATCTCTTTGGCGTGATGCGGTTGGCGTTGGGCGACCGGGTCCTGCTGTTCAACGGGCGCGACGGCGAATTCGCCGCCCGCGTGGATGTCGCGGGCAAACGTGGCGGGGCGCTGGTGTGCGAGGACCGGACGAAACCGCTGCGGATGCCGCCCGACCTGTGGCTGCTGTTCGCGCCGATCAAGAAGGCGCGCACCGACTTCATCGTCGAGAAGGCGGCGGAGATGGGGGCGGCAAGGATCTGCCCCGTGCAGACGGATTTCACCAATTCCGAACGCATCCGGCAGGACCGGCTGCAGGCCCACGCGGTGGAGGCGGCCGAGCAATGCGGCGGGACCTTCGTGCCGGAGGTGGCCGAGCTGGAGCGGCTGGACCGGGTGCTGGACGCCTGGCCCGAGGGGCGGCGGTTGATGTTCTGTGACGAGGCTTTGGTCGGTGAGCCGAAGGGAGGCTCGTCCGCCCTTGCAGGCGGCCTCGCGGGGGGCTGGGCGATCCTGATCGGGCCCGAGGGCGGGTTTTCCGAGCGCGAGCGTGACCGGTTGCGGGGGATGGATTTCGCCCACCGGGTCAGCCTGGGGCCGCGGATCCTGCGGGCCGATACGGCGGCGGTGGCGGCGATGACGTTGTGGCAGATGCAGTTGGGGGACTGGTGA
- a CDS encoding putative acetyltransferase, which yields MTLRMAAPEDAGAIEAFLAGHAETSMFLRSNLAAHGIGERTHPHGTTFWLQDGAAGIAGVFGASNGGYLMVQAPDADAQVWQDWVRLLQGRLMRGITGDDVQVRKALAALGLRIDLFSVNQAEPLYRMELARLDGARLDGAGAEMRPATAEDREILTEWFTTYLMETGLTDDVAQAREEAGARALAAGRSGAERLLIEDGRPVATASLNAQVDGIVQVGGVFVPVAERNRGLGRTVTAARLREARRDGARMAILFSNNDAASRAYEAIGFERIGAYRLAVLKTPMFVGEPA from the coding sequence ATGACCTTGCGGATGGCGGCGCCGGAAGATGCCGGCGCGATCGAGGCGTTCCTGGCCGGGCATGCCGAAACGTCGATGTTCCTGCGGTCGAACCTGGCCGCGCACGGGATCGGTGAACGCACCCACCCCCATGGCACCACCTTCTGGCTGCAGGACGGGGCGGCGGGCATTGCCGGAGTGTTCGGCGCGTCCAACGGCGGCTACCTGATGGTGCAGGCGCCCGATGCCGACGCGCAGGTCTGGCAGGACTGGGTGCGGCTGTTGCAGGGGCGGCTGATGCGCGGGATCACCGGGGATGACGTCCAGGTGCGCAAGGCGCTGGCGGCGCTGGGCCTGCGGATCGACCTGTTTTCGGTCAACCAGGCGGAGCCGCTGTACCGGATGGAGCTGGCGCGGCTGGATGGGGCGCGGCTGGATGGGGCGGGGGCCGAGATGCGGCCTGCGACGGCGGAGGATCGCGAGATCCTGACCGAGTGGTTCACGACCTACCTGATGGAGACCGGCCTGACCGATGATGTCGCGCAGGCCCGGGAGGAGGCCGGCGCGCGGGCGCTGGCCGCCGGCCGGTCGGGGGCCGAACGGTTGCTGATCGAGGACGGCCGTCCGGTGGCGACCGCGTCGCTGAACGCGCAGGTGGACGGGATCGTGCAGGTGGGCGGGGTCTTTGTGCCGGTGGCCGAACGCAACCGCGGGCTGGGCCGGACGGTGACGGCCGCACGTTTGCGGGAGGCCCGGCGCGACGGCGCGCGCATGGCGATCCTGTTTTCCAACAACGATGCCGCATCGCGCGCCTACGAGGCGATCGGGTTCGAACGGATCGGGGCCTATCGCCTGGCGGTGCTGAAAACGCCGATGTTCGTCGGAGAACCGGCATGA
- the gshA gene encoding Glutamate--cysteine ligase GshA: MSIPQSGGGPIESHDQLAGYLADGCKPKEDWRIGTEHEKFGYCKDTLLPIPYEGKRSVKAVLEGLRDVHGWAPVEEGGNLIGLTKGGANISLEPGGQLELSGAPLQTIHETCDEVNDHLREVKDVADKVGVGFIGLGAAPEWTHEQMPLMPKGRYKLMDAYMGKVGTMGRVMMRRTCTVQVNLDFGSEADMVQKLRVALALQPVANALFGNSPFFEGKPFGGKSLRAKVWRNLDPARTGMLPFVFEDGFGFEAWTEYALDVPMYFVYRDGKYIDALGMSFRDFLKGELPALPGEKPTLSDWADHLTTLFPEARIKKFIEMRGADGGPWRRLCALPAFWVGLMYDQGALDAAWDLVKCWDAETREELRVAAGEQGLQAKVGGIDMLKLAGQALDISRAGLKARAQEGLGGMVADERHFLHALEDSVETGKAPADELLDHYNGDWNGDLSRIYEAYSY; this comes from the coding sequence ATGTCCATTCCCCAGAGCGGCGGCGGGCCGATCGAAAGTCACGACCAGCTCGCAGGCTACCTGGCCGACGGCTGCAAGCCCAAGGAAGACTGGCGGATCGGCACCGAGCACGAGAAGTTCGGCTATTGCAAGGATACGCTGCTGCCGATCCCCTACGAGGGAAAGCGGTCGGTCAAGGCCGTGCTGGAAGGCCTGCGCGATGTCCACGGCTGGGCGCCGGTGGAAGAAGGTGGCAACCTGATCGGGCTGACCAAGGGGGGCGCGAACATCTCGCTGGAACCCGGCGGGCAGCTGGAATTGTCGGGCGCGCCGCTGCAGACGATCCACGAGACCTGCGACGAGGTGAACGACCACCTGCGCGAGGTGAAGGACGTGGCCGACAAGGTCGGCGTGGGCTTCATCGGGCTGGGGGCGGCGCCCGAATGGACGCATGAGCAGATGCCGTTGATGCCCAAGGGGCGCTACAAGCTGATGGATGCCTACATGGGCAAGGTCGGCACGATGGGGCGTGTGATGATGCGGCGGACCTGCACGGTGCAGGTGAACCTGGATTTCGGATCCGAAGCCGACATGGTGCAGAAGCTGCGCGTGGCGCTGGCGCTGCAGCCGGTGGCGAATGCGCTGTTCGGCAATTCGCCGTTCTTCGAGGGCAAGCCGTTCGGCGGCAAGAGCCTGCGCGCCAAGGTGTGGCGCAACCTGGATCCGGCGCGGACGGGGATGCTGCCGTTTGTATTCGAAGACGGCTTCGGGTTCGAGGCCTGGACGGAATATGCGTTGGATGTTCCGATGTATTTCGTCTACCGCGACGGGAAATATATTGACGCGCTGGGCATGTCGTTCCGGGATTTCCTGAAGGGCGAATTGCCGGCGCTGCCGGGCGAAAAGCCGACGCTGTCGGATTGGGCGGATCACCTGACGACGCTGTTCCCCGAGGCGCGGATCAAGAAGTTCATCGAGATGCGCGGCGCCGACGGCGGCCCGTGGCGGCGTCTGTGCGCGCTGCCGGCGTTCTGGGTGGGGCTGATGTATGACCAGGGGGCGCTGGACGCGGCCTGGGACCTGGTGAAATGCTGGGATGCGGAAACCCGCGAAGAGCTGCGCGTGGCGGCCGGAGAGCAGGGTCTGCAGGCCAAGGTCGGGGGCATCGACATGCTGAAGCTGGCGGGTCAGGCGCTGGACATCTCGCGCGCGGGGTTGAAGGCGCGCGCGCAGGAGGGGCTGGGCGGCATGGTCGCCGATGAACGCCATTTCCTGCATGCGCTGGAAGACAGCGTCGAGACCGGCAAGGCCCCGGCGGACGAGTTGCTGGATCATTACAACGGCGACTGGAACGGCGATCTGAGCCGGATCTACGAGGCCTACAGCTACTGA
- the plsY gene encoding G3P acyltransferase, whose product MPDFATPDAWLILWIAIGYLLGSIPFGLVSAWIFGLGDVRKIGSGNIGATNVLRTGHKPAAALTLLLDAGKGAAAVLITRAFAGEDAVQLAALAAFLGHCFPVWLKFKGGKGVATFLGIWLALAPAVGLACCATWLVAVALSRISSVGALAAGLVSPIWALLFWAQPAVDLAVVLALLIIARHWQNIQRLRTGSEPRIGARRK is encoded by the coding sequence ATGCCCGATTTCGCCACCCCCGACGCCTGGCTGATCCTGTGGATCGCCATCGGCTACCTGCTGGGCTCGATCCCCTTCGGCCTGGTCTCGGCGTGGATCTTCGGGCTGGGCGACGTGCGCAAGATCGGGTCGGGCAATATCGGCGCCACCAACGTGCTGCGCACCGGCCACAAGCCGGCCGCCGCGCTGACGCTGCTGCTGGACGCCGGCAAGGGGGCCGCCGCGGTGCTGATCACCCGCGCCTTCGCCGGTGAAGACGCCGTGCAACTGGCGGCGCTGGCGGCGTTCCTGGGCCATTGCTTCCCGGTCTGGCTGAAGTTCAAGGGCGGCAAGGGCGTGGCGACGTTCCTGGGCATCTGGCTGGCGCTTGCACCCGCCGTGGGCCTGGCCTGTTGCGCCACCTGGCTGGTGGCGGTCGCGCTGTCGCGGATCTCGTCCGTCGGCGCTCTGGCCGCAGGGCTTGTGTCGCCGATCTGGGCGCTGCTCTTCTGGGCGCAGCCGGCAGTCGACCTGGCCGTGGTGCTGGCGCTGCTGATCATCGCCCGCCACTGGCAGAACATCCAGCGCCTGCGCACCGGGTCCGAACCCCGCATCGGCGCGCGGCGGAAGTAA
- the pyrC_1 gene encoding Dihydroorotase: MSATLFTNARLIDPDALTDAPGGLLVEDGRIKARLAPGETPAAETVIDCAGACLAPGIIDLGVKVGEPGERHKESFRTAGRAAAHGGVTTMITRPDTVPTIDNPETLEFVLRRAQADTPVTVLPMGALTKGRAGREMTEIGFLMDAGAVAFSDGNHVVSDTRVFSRALTYARSLGALVIGHPQDPGLSRGASATSGKFASLRGLADVSPMAERMGLDRDIAMVEMTGARYHADQITTARALPALERAKANGFDVTAGVSIHHLTLNELDVADYRTFFKLKPPLRSEDDRQAVIEAVRSGLIDIICSMHTPQDEESKRLPFEEAAEGAIGLETLLPAAMRLYHAGALSLPQLFRAMSLNPAKRLGLASGRLTDGAPADLVLFDPDKPFVMDRWSLESKSKNTPFDLQRMQGRVAGTWVAGKEVYRSA, encoded by the coding sequence ATGTCGGCCACGCTTTTCACCAACGCCCGCCTGATCGACCCCGACGCATTGACCGATGCGCCCGGGGGCCTGCTGGTCGAGGATGGCCGGATCAAGGCCCGTCTCGCGCCCGGGGAAACGCCCGCCGCCGAAACGGTGATCGACTGCGCCGGCGCCTGCCTGGCACCCGGCATCATCGACCTGGGCGTCAAGGTCGGCGAACCCGGCGAACGCCACAAGGAAAGCTTTCGCACCGCCGGGCGCGCCGCCGCCCATGGCGGGGTGACCACGATGATCACCCGCCCCGACACGGTGCCCACGATCGACAACCCCGAAACGCTGGAATTCGTCCTGCGCCGCGCCCAGGCCGACACGCCGGTCACCGTCCTGCCCATGGGCGCCCTGACCAAGGGCCGCGCGGGCCGCGAGATGACCGAAATCGGCTTTCTGATGGATGCCGGCGCCGTGGCCTTTTCCGATGGCAACCACGTGGTCAGCGACACCCGCGTCTTTTCCCGCGCGCTGACCTATGCGCGCAGCCTCGGCGCGCTGGTCATCGGCCATCCGCAGGATCCGGGCCTGTCGCGGGGCGCCTCGGCGACCTCGGGCAAGTTCGCCTCGCTGCGCGGTCTGGCCGACGTGTCGCCGATGGCCGAACGCATGGGGCTGGACCGCGACATCGCCATGGTCGAGATGACCGGCGCGCGCTACCACGCCGACCAGATCACCACCGCCCGCGCGCTGCCCGCGCTGGAACGCGCCAAGGCCAACGGCTTCGACGTGACGGCGGGCGTGTCGATCCACCACCTCACGCTGAACGAACTGGACGTCGCCGACTACCGCACCTTCTTCAAGCTGAAGCCGCCGCTTCGCTCCGAAGACGACCGCCAGGCGGTGATCGAGGCGGTGCGATCGGGGCTGATCGACATCATCTGTTCGATGCACACGCCCCAGGACGAGGAATCCAAGCGCCTGCCCTTCGAGGAAGCCGCCGAAGGCGCCATCGGCCTGGAAACCCTGCTGCCCGCCGCGATGCGGCTGTATCACGCCGGCGCGCTGAGCCTGCCGCAGCTGTTCCGCGCCATGTCGCTGAACCCGGCGAAACGGCTGGGCCTGGCCTCGGGCCGGCTGACCGACGGCGCACCGGCCGACCTGGTGCTGTTCGATCCCGACAAGCCCTTCGTGATGGACCGCTGGTCGCTGGAATCCAAATCCAAGAACACTCCCTTCGACCTTCAGCGCATGCAGGGCCGCGTGGCCGGCACCTGGGTCGCGGGCAAAGAAGTCTACCGGAGCGCATGA
- the pyrB gene encoding Aspartate carbamoyltransferase: MSFNDRHLLGIEPLRPEAITSILDLAETHVEANRGNEPGSKSLSGLTQINMFFENSTRTQSSFELAGKRLGAVVMNMSMSTSSVKKGETLIDTALTLNAMHPDLLVVRHPQSGAVDLLAQKVNCAVLNAGDGRHEHPTQALLDALTIRRAKGRLHRLSVAICGDIAHSRVARSNIMLLGKMENRVRLIGPPTLMPEGIGEFGVEVFQDMEEGLRDVDVVMMLRLQKERMDGGFIPSEREYYHRYGLDAAKLALAKDDAIVMHPGPMNRGVEIDGEIADDINRSVIQDQVEMGVAVRMAAMELLARNLKAQNEARKGTHPA; encoded by the coding sequence ATGAGCTTCAACGACAGACACCTTCTGGGCATCGAGCCGCTGCGGCCCGAGGCGATCACCTCCATTCTCGACCTGGCCGAAACCCATGTCGAGGCGAACCGCGGCAACGAACCGGGGTCGAAATCCCTGTCCGGGCTGACCCAGATCAACATGTTCTTCGAAAATTCCACCCGCACCCAGTCCAGTTTCGAACTGGCGGGCAAGCGGCTGGGCGCGGTCGTGATGAACATGTCGATGTCGACCTCTTCGGTGAAGAAGGGCGAGACGCTGATCGACACGGCGCTGACGCTGAACGCGATGCACCCCGACCTGCTGGTCGTGCGCCATCCGCAATCGGGCGCCGTCGACCTGCTGGCGCAAAAGGTGAACTGCGCGGTGCTGAACGCGGGTGACGGGCGCCACGAACACCCCACCCAGGCGCTGCTGGACGCGCTGACGATTCGCCGCGCCAAGGGGCGGCTGCACCGGCTCAGCGTCGCCATCTGCGGCGACATCGCCCATTCGCGCGTCGCCCGGTCCAACATCATGCTGCTGGGCAAGATGGAAAACCGCGTCCGCCTGATCGGCCCGCCGACGCTGATGCCCGAAGGCATCGGCGAATTCGGCGTCGAGGTCTTCCAGGACATGGAAGAAGGCCTTCGCGACGTCGACGTCGTCATGATGCTGCGCCTCCAGAAGGAGCGCATGGACGGCGGGTTCATCCCGTCCGAACGCGAATACTACCACCGCTACGGGCTGGACGCGGCCAAGCTGGCGCTGGCCAAGGACGACGCCATCGTCATGCACCCGGGGCCCATGAACCGCGGCGTCGAGATCGACGGCGAGATCGCCGACGACATCAACCGGTCGGTCATCCAGGACCAGGTGGAAATGGGCGTCGCCGTGCGCATGGCCGCGATGGAACTGCTGGCCCGCAACCTCAAGGCCCAAAACGAAGCCCGCAAGGGAACCCATCCGGCGTGA
- a CDS encoding uracil-DNA glycosylase, family 4, translating to MEPDLDIYAARALLAWQVELGATEAICDAPVDRYGLAPRQAGQGSGQAGQGNGRAGQGNGRAGQGAAVPGAPPPPAQPAIADPDPVDEAVDAARGARDLEGLRAALTAFEGCDLKKGARSTVFCDGVPGARVMIVGEAPGRDEDREGKPFVGRAGQLLDRMLAAVGLSRAENVYITNVLPWRPPQNRDPRPDEIAVMKPFLEAHIRLAKPDVLVIMGNISCTALLGKRGITRLRGRWDQALGTPALPMFHPAYLLRNPQAKREAWADMLELRARLDRP from the coding sequence ATGGAGCCGGATCTGGACATATACGCGGCGCGGGCGCTGCTGGCCTGGCAGGTGGAGCTGGGCGCGACGGAGGCGATCTGCGACGCGCCGGTCGACCGCTATGGCCTGGCGCCCCGGCAGGCCGGACAGGGAAGCGGGCAGGCCGGACAGGGGAACGGGCGGGCCGGACAGGGGAACGGGCGGGCTGGGCAGGGGGCGGCGGTGCCGGGGGCCCCGCCGCCCCCTGCCCAGCCCGCCATCGCCGACCCCGACCCGGTGGACGAGGCGGTGGATGCGGCACGGGGCGCGCGCGACCTTGAGGGGTTGCGCGCCGCGCTGACGGCCTTTGAAGGCTGCGACCTGAAGAAGGGCGCGCGCAGCACCGTGTTCTGCGACGGGGTGCCGGGGGCAAGGGTGATGATCGTGGGCGAGGCGCCGGGCCGGGACGAGGACCGCGAGGGCAAGCCCTTTGTCGGCCGCGCCGGGCAATTGCTGGACCGGATGCTGGCCGCCGTGGGGCTGAGCCGTGCGGAAAACGTCTATATCACCAACGTCCTGCCCTGGCGGCCGCCGCAGAACCGGGACCCCAGGCCCGACGAGATCGCGGTGATGAAACCGTTCCTGGAGGCGCATATCCGGCTGGCAAAGCCCGATGTGCTGGTGATCATGGGCAATATCTCGTGCACGGCGCTGCTGGGCAAACGGGGCATCACGCGGCTGCGCGGCCGCTGGGACCAGGCCCTGGGCACGCCCGCGCTGCCGATGTTCCACCCCGCCTACCTGCTGCGCAATCCCCAGGCCAAGCGCGAGGCCTGGGCCGACATGCTTGAGCTTCGCGCACGACTGGACCGGCCATGA
- a CDS encoding phosphodiesterase, family, whose product MKILAFSDVHGSARAARALVEASDGVDLVIGAGDFCNMRQGLDEAMALFQGLKAPFVIVPGNAESADELRAAAGAGTTVLHGDGCEIGGLSLFGLGYAVPPTPFGAWSCDLSEAQAETALAACAAADILILHSPPKGIADRTSAGQSVGSTAIRDAIARIRPRLAVCGHIHDSWGETGQIGTSRILNLGPAGHVFEMDP is encoded by the coding sequence ATGAAGATCCTCGCCTTTTCCGACGTCCATGGCTCGGCCCGCGCCGCACGGGCGCTGGTCGAGGCCAGCGACGGGGTCGACCTGGTCATCGGGGCCGGGGATTTCTGCAACATGCGCCAGGGGCTGGACGAGGCGATGGCGCTGTTTCAGGGGCTGAAGGCGCCCTTTGTCATCGTGCCGGGCAATGCCGAAAGCGCCGACGAGTTGCGCGCGGCGGCGGGCGCGGGCACCACCGTGCTGCATGGCGATGGCTGCGAGATCGGCGGGCTGAGCCTGTTCGGACTGGGCTACGCGGTGCCGCCGACGCCCTTCGGCGCCTGGTCCTGCGATCTGTCGGAAGCGCAGGCCGAGACCGCGCTGGCCGCCTGCGCGGCGGCCGACATCCTGATCCTGCATTCGCCGCCCAAGGGGATCGCCGACCGCACCTCGGCCGGGCAATCGGTGGGGTCCACCGCCATCCGCGACGCCATCGCCCGGATCCGGCCACGGCTGGCGGTCTGTGGTCACATCCACGACAGCTGGGGCGAGACCGGGCAGATCGGCACGTCCCGGATCCTGAACCTGGGACCCGCAGGCCATGTCTTTGAGATGGATCCATGA
- the leuE gene encoding Leucine efflux protein — translation MIDTVTLIAFVPAALALNLTPGADMMFCAAQGLKGGARAGWLASAGVAVGGMTHGLLAGLGLAALIAAHPALFEIIRWVGVAYLLRLAWGALRQTGAAGPQAQARAAHPFRAALLVNLSNPKVILFNLAFVPQFTDPAQPILPQFLTFAAILCTGGLLVNGLAGAVAGVAKGRVGGRLSRWPGRISAVVFSALAIRLILQERA, via the coding sequence ATGATCGACACCGTCACGCTGATCGCCTTCGTTCCCGCCGCGCTTGCGCTGAACCTGACGCCGGGCGCGGACATGATGTTCTGTGCGGCACAGGGGCTGAAGGGCGGGGCGCGGGCCGGGTGGCTGGCGTCGGCCGGGGTGGCCGTGGGCGGCATGACCCACGGTCTGCTGGCCGGGCTGGGGCTGGCCGCGCTGATCGCGGCGCATCCCGCCCTGTTCGAGATCATCCGCTGGGTCGGCGTGGCCTACCTGCTGCGGCTGGCCTGGGGCGCGTTGCGGCAAACCGGGGCCGCCGGCCCCCAGGCACAGGCCCGCGCCGCGCATCCGTTCCGCGCCGCGCTGCTGGTGAACCTGTCCAACCCCAAGGTGATCCTGTTCAACCTGGCCTTCGTGCCGCAATTCACCGACCCCGCGCAGCCGATCCTGCCGCAGTTCCTGACCTTTGCCGCGATCCTGTGCACCGGGGGTCTGTTGGTGAACGGACTGGCCGGGGCCGTGGCCGGGGTCGCGAAGGGCCGGGTCGGCGGGCGGCTGTCGCGGTGGCCGGGGCGGATTTCGGCGGTGGTGTTTTCGGCCCTGGCCATCCGACTGATCCTGCAGGAGCGCGCCTGA
- the moaB gene encoding Molybdenum cofactor biosynthesis protein B, producing MSRIDESLEFIPVRIAVLTVSDTRQLEDDRSGQVLVDRIAAAGHELAARTILPDERPRIADQLRAWVADPAIDVVISTGGTGLTGRDVTVEAHRDVYEKEIDAFGTVFTIVSMQKIGTSAVQSRATGGVAGGTYLFALPGSPGACKDAWDEILVRQLDFRHRPCNFVEILPRLNEHLRRK from the coding sequence ATGTCCCGTATCGACGAAAGCCTCGAATTCATCCCCGTGCGCATCGCCGTGCTGACCGTGTCGGACACGCGACAACTGGAAGACGACCGATCCGGCCAGGTGCTGGTCGACCGCATCGCCGCCGCGGGCCACGAGCTGGCCGCGCGGACCATCCTGCCCGATGAACGCCCCCGGATCGCCGATCAGCTGCGCGCCTGGGTGGCCGACCCGGCGATCGACGTGGTGATTTCCACCGGCGGCACCGGGCTGACGGGGCGCGACGTGACGGTCGAGGCGCATCGCGATGTCTATGAAAAAGAGATCGACGCCTTCGGGACGGTCTTTACCATCGTGTCCATGCAGAAGATCGGCACCAGCGCCGTGCAATCGCGCGCGACGGGGGGCGTGGCGGGCGGCACCTACCTGTTCGCGTTGCCCGGAAGCCCCGGCGCCTGCAAGGACGCCTGGGACGAGATTCTGGTGCGGCAGCTGGATTTCCGACACCGGCCTTGCAATTTTGTAGAGATTCTCCCCAGATTGAATGAGCATTTGCGACGGAAATGA